AAAGCGTCCCCACCGCGGACTGCACGTACACGCCGTAGCCAAACAGCAACAACGACCCGGCGCTGCTCATGTACCAGAACCCGATCGGAACCACACTGCGCTTCAGGCGCTCCGACGTGTACCACTGCAAGTAGAAGCGCCCGTAAAAGATCAGCGCGGCGACCAGGCCAATGGCGTCGCCAAGCCCGAAACCCCAGTTTTGCAACAGGTTGTACACACTAAACCCCAGGAAGGAAACTCGGAGGGAAGCGCGCGCCAGCTGGCGCAGCCGCACGCTCAACCGATCATGCCACGTAATGAGGTCGGATGCAAGCACAGCCGACAGCCCCCCCCCCAGGGGAAGCCGCACACGGGAGCAAACCCAAACCTCCCGGTGAACGCGGGCATGTCCCGGCTATATCCGGATCGTGGAATCCGTCGTTCCGCACACGATGGCCCAAACTAGGAAAAACGGGGGGCCGCCTCGCGATAGGGGTCGGTGCCCCCTTGCATCCCGCCCGCGACCCTGCTAATATTTCCCCGGTGTACGCATATGGCTGCATCTGACGCAATAGGGTAGCCTGGCCAATGAACGAATCCGCCTTCTCGCCCCCCCGGGAAGGGCTTTTTTTTATCTGGACGCGGTTATGAGCGAAACAATGCCCCCGGAACAAGAAGCCACGGTTGTCATGGGTGAATCCGCCATGGCGGAGAATCTCTTGCGCATGGCGCACGAAATCGCCAACGACAATCCGGAACTGGAGGATCTCGCGCTGCTGGGCATCCTGCGGCGGGGGCGTCCGCTTGCCGACCGCCTGGCCGCGATAATCGGGAAGCTCACGGGGATCACGCCGCCCGTGGGATCGCTGGCGACCACCCTGTACCGCGACGACTTTCGCGGGGGGCTGGGGTCGCCGAAGGACAAGGGCAGCACGCACTTTGATTTCAACGTGGACGGGCGGACGATCCTGCTCGTGGACGACGTGCTGGCGGCGGGGCGGACGATCCGGGCGGCGATGGACGAGGTGATGGACTATGGTCGGCCGCGGCGTATCCAGCTGGCGTGCCTGGTGGATCGTGGCGGGCGCGAGCTGCCGATCCAGGCGGATTATCTGGGGTATTCCATGGCGACGGATCCGGGCGAGTGGGTTACGGCGCGCCTGGTGGAAATCGATGGCGAAGACCTGGTTCTGGTGACCCGGCGCGACGCCGGGGAAGAAGGAGCACGCTAGGTGGCGCCCGAATCGCGTGAGAAGACGTGGAGCCGGAAAGACCTCATCGGCATTGAAGGCCTGGAGCGGTGGGAAATTGAACTGATTCTGGATACGGCGCCGCAGTTTGTGGCGGTGTCGAAGCGCGAGAGCGGGATTAAGAAGGTGCCGCTGTTGCAGGGGCGGCTCGTGGTGAACTGGTTTTACGAGCCGAGCACCCGCACGCGGACGTCGTTTGAGCTGGCGGCGAAGCGGCTCACGGCCGACACGCTTTCGATTGCCGCGAGTTCGTCTTCTTCGGTGAAGGGGGAGACGCTGCACGACACGCTGGCGAATATCGAGGCGATGCACTCGGATGTGATTGTGTTGCGGCACAGCGCGGCGGGGGCGCCGCATATCCTGGCGGCGCGCCACGATTCGCACATCATCAACGCGGGCGACGGGCGCCACGAGCACCCGACGCAGGCGCTGCTGGATGCGTTCACGATCCGGGAGCACATCCGGAAGTTGCGGCGGGACCCGGAGGCGGGGCTGGACGGGGTGCGGGTGGCGATTATCGGCGATATCGAGCACAGCCGCGTGGCGCGGAGCAACATCATGTGCCTGAACCAGCTTGGCGCGCAGGTGGTGTTGTGCGGTCCGGCCACGCTGATGCCGGCGGCGATCGAGCGGATGGGGGTGGAGGTGACGCACAACCTGCGCGAGGCCATCGACGGCGCGGATGTGATCTATTCACTCCGCATCCAGCTGGAGCGCCAGCAGGACGGGCTGTTCCCGAGTTTGCGCGAGTATATTCGGCTTTTCCGGATCGATACGGCGGCGCTGGCGCATGCGAAGCCGGACGCGCTGGTTATGCACCCCGGGCCGATTAACCGGGACATCGAGTTGTCGACGTCGGTGGCGGATGGTCCGCGCAGCGTAATCCTGGAACAGGTGAGCAACGGGGTGGCGATTCGCATGGCGGCGATGCACCTGCTGGTGAACAGCG
The Candidatus Hydrogenedentota bacterium genome window above contains:
- the pyrR gene encoding bifunctional pyr operon transcriptional regulator/uracil phosphoribosyltransferase PyrR; translation: MSETMPPEQEATVVMGESAMAENLLRMAHEIANDNPELEDLALLGILRRGRPLADRLAAIIGKLTGITPPVGSLATTLYRDDFRGGLGSPKDKGSTHFDFNVDGRTILLVDDVLAAGRTIRAAMDEVMDYGRPRRIQLACLVDRGGRELPIQADYLGYSMATDPGEWVTARLVEIDGEDLVLVTRRDAGEEGAR
- a CDS encoding aspartate carbamoyltransferase catalytic subunit gives rise to the protein MAPESREKTWSRKDLIGIEGLERWEIELILDTAPQFVAVSKRESGIKKVPLLQGRLVVNWFYEPSTRTRTSFELAAKRLTADTLSIAASSSSSVKGETLHDTLANIEAMHSDVIVLRHSAAGAPHILAARHDSHIINAGDGRHEHPTQALLDAFTIREHIRKLRRDPEAGLDGVRVAIIGDIEHSRVARSNIMCLNQLGAQVVLCGPATLMPAAIERMGVEVTHNLREAIDGADVIYSLRIQLERQQDGLFPSLREYIRLFRIDTAALAHAKPDALVMHPGPINRDIELSTSVADGPRSVILEQVSNGVAIRMAAMHLLVNSGGRDRH